From Onychostoma macrolepis isolate SWU-2019 chromosome 05, ASM1243209v1, whole genome shotgun sequence:
attctaatatgctgatttactgctcaagaaacatttttttattgttatcaaagttgaaaacagttgtgctgctgaacATTTTTGTGGGaaccattaattttttttatttttttttttgacgattatttgattcatttaatttttctaaatatacttttttgtaataatgtaaaggtctttattgtcactttgattcaatttaatgcatcctcactgaattaaagtattaagaTTTGTTAAAGAAAAGTAGTATTAAAGAAGTATTAAAGGaacaaaaaatcttactgacttttGAAATGCAGTATAGATCTATTGACCTTGGTACCATAATCAGTTATATGACCCTGATGCTGATGTTTGAGCCAATGTTACACTCTCACATCACTACTGCATGTAGTAAACTGTGGTAAAAAGAGATACAATGTATTGTATAttaatattcccatataaaaaTCCTAACTTTGtctttttctgttctgttttcatCCCTTTTCTTTTTCCCCTCCATCTCTAAAACAGACAGTGATGGCTGGTTATTGTGCAATAGTTTTGGGCTAGTGCCCCTCAGTGGGTAGAACCCAAATCGAGAGCTGGGTGTTttgggtgtgtttttttttatcagcctttatactgtcGCTAACCAAATATTCCCACAATACAGCACAACACCTCTCAGTGCCACCTGTTTATCATTGTACCAGACAATtaacagtaaaacaaaaataaaatggatgaCCACAGAAACTCTAGCTTTCTTCGCCAGTCCCACCACCCACGATGGCAACAGTCTAGTGCTGGAAAGAGACGACAAAAACAAAGCTCaaagcaaaaagcaaaaaatccTGATGGCTCATTGTGTCCTGTGTCCTCGACCCCAGTGCTACGCAGCCGCAGCTGGTGGGGCAACTGTTTTCTCCTCCCTCTGGTCATGCTATCATACTTGCCCTGTGAGGCCTGGGGCACCACCTTCAAAATCGCCATTGTAGGGCCGTGGGCATGTGACCCCATGTACTCCAAAGCCCTGCCAGATCTGGCTGCACGGTTAGCCATGAGCCGAATAAACAAAGACCCCGACCTCAACAAAGGCTACTGGTATGATTACACACTAATTAATGAGGATTGCTCCAGCTCGAAAGCCCTGGCGCGCTTTGCCGAGCTGGAGGGCTACGGTTCAGCCTTTCTTGGACCAGCAAACCCTGGCTACTGCACTGCTGCTGCACTGCTGGCAAAGAATTGGAACAAGGGCATCCTGTCCTGGGCTTGTCTGAAGGCTGACATGAATGAGGGAATGTATTCCACCTTCCTGCGGCCGCTCCCGTTGTCTTCTCGTGTGCTCTTCTCTGTGCTGCGCTTTTTCCGGTGGGCACATGTTGGGATTATAACAGCAGAGAACGACATGTGGGAAGCAACTGGGCATGAACTGGCAGCTTCCCTGCGTACCCTTGGTCTGCCAGTTGGTGTGGttgttaccatggaaatggaCAAGGAAGGGCCACGGCGAGCCTTAAAGACAATACGGGAGACCGATCGAGTGAGGGGTGAGTTctaccacactgtaaaaacgattccataaaatttacggtaaaaaaaaatagtagctgtggttgccagaattttactgtaaaaatacagtagcaacgttttaggttttatgaatttaacttaaatttacatttaagtactgtaatttcattaactgatataatgttaatataccaacctatcgaagtactgaaatctgttttgtacctttgtaatacactgatgaccaccaaaagcaggtggtgatgagaaagtcacatgatgaaacaaagcccatcacaagcagcttttaaatattaacttatATAGAaggtgtcattcacacaaacactaaacaccatcatggtaacacacatgaaactgaaataatgcaataaacattaattttaacaacattagatgtaacatacaaccctaatgtacaCAACTAAgtagaaacagttatttaaaaaaaataataataaacattctgggaatgtcaatttacggttATTCACTGTTCTTTACTGTTATTCACATTCTTTTTCCACTTCCAAAAATGGTAtactactgtaaaattacatgtaatgcccaatacagtttttcagagaattttgacatttaaggcttcaatttaacaaaaatgagaaTGAAAAAAAGACAACTACTTAATACTTGTTAGTCATTTCAGTTAATATGATCTGCTTCTACATCCTTAGATATACTGagattaaattataattaaatctataattacTGTTTGAGAATGTAATCTATAGTAATTcagttaaataatttttaaattatatttatttttatacttaattatttttaattaaatatttaattttatttaaataattaaaaaaattaaatgcaattttagTGTCCTCTTCCATGAGAGTGATATCCAAATTTGGGCAGGAACTTTATAGAGATTAATTTGTTATATCTATTTATGTAATATCTCTCAttgtgttttaataattattaatcattttatttattcctcAGTCCTCTTTGCACATTCTCAATTCTTATTCAACTCTCTTCTTTTTCTGTGTGCAGTTGTCATCATGTGCATGCACTCTGTTCTGATTGGTGGAGAGAAACAGTATCAGTTGCTAACCACAGCAATGGACATGAGAATGATTGACCGAGGGTACATCTTCATTCCATATGACACCCTCCTGTATTCACTGccatataaaaatgtgaactATCCAATCCTGGCCAATGACACCAAACTGCGACGAGCATATGATGGGGTCCTGACAATAACCATGGACCAAGGGGAACAAAACTTCTATGAGGCCTTTAGTGCAGCGCAGGAATCCTATGACATACGTACCAGCACACCACCTGAAGAGGTAACTATAATCGGTCTGAAAAATAATCAGTCTGAACTTGTCTTAGAGCTTACAACTAggtatcattttaaacaatCAATACAGGGATGGGGATAGGAAAAGCTATAGTTATGTAGAAAGCATCTTTGTCATGGTAGGAAtgtgtgctctgcatttaacccattcaAGTGCACACACTCAGCAGTGaatagtgaacacacacacaccgtgaacacacacctggagcagtgcgCAGCCATTTTTTTGCtgtggcgcccggggagcaattggGGGGTTCGGTGCCCTGCTCAAGTACACCATCATGGGTactgaaggtggaagagagagCTGTAGATTCACTCCttccacctacaattcctgcttgtactgagactcgaacccacgacctccgggttacaagtccaactctTTAAACATTAGGTCTCGACTAAAactactacaaaaaaaaatactaaaacttttattatttgattacattttctTAGTATGAGAAATAGCTTAGAATCCCATTTAGATTCATAATGTTATTTGTTCAGTTTTTgaggattttatttttcttggcAGGTTTCTCCATTCTTTGGGACCATCTATAACATGCTCTATTATGCAGCCAAGGCTGCAGAGCAGAGCCGAGTTGCGAGTGGAGGGCGCTGGGTATCAGGAGATACATTGGTTAAAAATGAGGGCGGATTTGAATTCAATGGCTTTAACCAGCGGATATCGGCAGGTACCGATGGAGAAGGAATGCAGGCCCGTTACGCTGTCCTGGATTCAGATGGCTCTGGGTCCAGCCTACACCGCACGCATGCCCTGGAAGCATCGCACACATATGGGAAATATGGAGGGTTGAAGTACCTGGGGAAATCGATTCATTTTGCTGGAGCGTCTCCGAGCACTGACTCAAACTGTTGGTTCAGTCCTTATGTCACTTGTAGTGGAGGTGAGAAAGCAAAAATTCTTGTACCacatacattttattagctACAATATATTTAACCACGGATTCTGTCTGTTGTTCTTTTCCTTTCATTGCAGGCTTGGATGGAGTGACCATTTTCCTCCTCTTTCTCTTGTTCTGTATGTTTATAAGTGGAGCAAGTGTATTATTTTTCCATATAAGGTATGAATTGAATTGCTTGAGTTGCAGCAAACCACCTTCTATTGAATAAATTGATTGTATTActgataaacaaataataatatttgtgtgtatgtgtccaggaaacacgggctagGGATATTAGGAGCATTCAGTGGAGGAGGAATTGGAAGCCCCACTAAGATAATACTGACACTGGATGACTTGGTCTTCATCAACACCACACTCAGCAGGAGGGTCAGTCATAAATGCTATCTCTCTCTATCTGGCTCATAGACTTTATCTTTGCCTCTCTCTCTGTAGAAGCTGAATGAGGAGAGTatggtaataatttaaattaatttaacatgattttagtgTGTGATGTGCAAGTGTGATGATACTAAATAGGACAGGAATGAGTCTCTTCATAGAACTTACTCTCTCGCTCAGATGTTTGTCTATGTCTCTCATATTCTCTCTATTTTCTTTGTAGAAGCTTAATGAGGAGAGTATGGTGAAGAGTCAACTAGATGTTAAAACCCCTCACCACTCAGTTTCAGGACGCAGTTACATTACGTCAACTCCTGAAACATCCAACGTTGCTGTTTTTGAGGTATGTGGAATTTGTGCGTTTTTGTCTACagacatacactgtaaaaaataattccGTAAAAAAACGGATAATgtactggcagaaaattaccaggacattttctgttaaatttacggacATTTCCTTCAACATTAAAACGGAAAATTCtgtagatttacattttcttctgtaCCATAAACGGACAATCCTTAATGcagaaatttctaaaaaattataGCATAGGCCTATCTTTAGTAGCAAATACATCCagcacaatatatacaaattgaacatggtttatttttacctcatgtaaacattcttaaaactGTGTTCAGTAGCTTTTATTTGCCTTAAACAGGtgaagacaaaatattattacatcaattaatttaacaatgtgtAAAGCACCACTGAAAATGCTTGTATTGTGGAACACTTTAGTTTTAAACAGCAACATGCAGAATGAGCAGGTACTTGACTTGTACAATACTGGTGTTGCACCAAATAGTGGTCACAAAGATAAACTTCATTGTGAAACAGTCaagattcaaaatattttcaaatacatgggggaaaaaaattaatacaaagacAGGGCTGTCATTAATAACAATTGCTATAGACTTATAGTCAATAGTCAAGTGAAATGTTCCAGTGTTTACACCATTTAACCTATAGAAGAacacaatattatttaaaaggacagttcacccaaaaatgtgaattctgtcattactcaccctcatactgttccaaatccataagattttcattcatctttggaacacaaacaaagagtatttttaattaaatctctgtgctttctgtccctccattgacAACTATTATATACAACAACCATTTCAAGGTCCAATAAGGTATAGctgtcagatttcattaaaaaggaTCTTCATTAGTGTTCCAAAAATGAACACAAGTCTAACAGGATTGGAACAAGATTTTTCATAtaacattttgggtgaactaaccctttaaattagATTACTAACCTCTAATTCATGCTAAATTATCTGCATCTACAACTGACATGGTACTGCAAAAAACACTTTCTTGTACagcatttgaaaaacaaaacaaaaaaacaaagattcATGCACTCATGCCTCACATTTCAATGTGAAACTATACTATACAACTATACTAAACTAAACTTGTGTGCTTTTAGTACCTCTTGTCATGTGCCAGTTTGTGGAAACTactttttttctgcatgttcaGTCCAAGTTCCATGTTGAGATTTGAAAAAAGCTCAAATTGTACATGGATTCTCAAAGTCTTGGAAGCGTAGGTTCCCATCATCTCAACCTTTGACCCTCGTTCAGGATTTCTTCACAGGAAGACTGGAAATGACAAGAAACGAAATGAGTGAAAGTGAAGTACAGAGTAACATGCAGAACAGGTTGAGATTGAATTATCAGCTGCTATTCCAAATACTTTCCAgttcaaacattgtttataaaatgctaaACTTGCATTTCCAGTGGTCTCCAATTGCATCTGTCATGTGATCTTGTCAACAATGTTTTACGATATAcgtaaagagatagttcacccaaaaatgataattctatcattaattattaaccctcatgtcgttccaaacccgtaagacctttgttcatcttcagaacacaaattaagatatttctgatgaactctgagagctctctgacccacGGTGGTGCTGACGCTGCACTTTGTTTACTGGCAAATGAACGCACACGCATGCGTTGTGGTACTCTCGTTAATGGCAGCAGACTCTCCCAGGAGAGAAGAAatcattgaataaagttatttttgttttctttgcgcacaaaaagtattctcatagcttcgtaaaattacagttgaaccattGATGTTGCATGGaccattttaacgatgtccttatacgtttctgtgccttgatcgtggtaggacccttgctgtctatggagggtcagaaagctctcagatttcatcaaaaactaGTGAGCATGGAGCGAGAAATGGAAAACATAATGGAAGCTTGTTTTCTCcattgaataaacaaataaaaaaggtaattgcaactttgtaTCTCACAGTTCAGGGGGTGCAGGGGGTGCTTGGGGTGTACAGTACAGCAGCAGCAATTAGACCTGTCATTAGAAAAGAAACAGCATGAATCTCATGaactgctgtccctttaaaacatgACTCACACCTGACACATCCCAACTCTTTACATCAGTCAAGACATTAACTTAAGACTGTCACTCGccaaaaattgtcatttttacataattttgcGTGCTTTTGTCCGTGTAAGTGCGAGAGAGAACTCGGTGCACCAGTAATGTTACCGAATTAACTtctcgtgtgtgtgtttaacaaacaagacaataaaaagTCTAAACCTACCTCGTTTGGCAGAAAAGGCGTTATCCTTGAAGAATTCTGCGATGTCAGATCTTCACCTAGtcttatcttaaaaaaaagtcGAAAATGGTGTCTTCTTTTCTTGACAATTACTCTGCCAGCTCCTGTTAAAGGCATACAGCGCTCTAAACACAGTTGTACCTCAGATTTAACGTTCTTACAGCTGCTTAACATCACCTCAGTAACGTTACTTTACGACACGCTCAGTAACAAATACACCGCAACATTTATAAAGTTAACtaacttttaattataaaactgAAAGTGAGAACACTGTAACAAGTAACTTACCTCCACGTCGTCGAGTAAGATGTGACAGTGTGCTGAAAGTGTTAAATATGACGGCTCCGATATTCATTTACCAAACAAGCTAGACAGCAACTAAGTTAAAGTTACAGTTtatgttacatttaacaaaaactaatttacCACGGAAGTGTAAGAACAGTTCCCCAAACCCGAAATCcgactttaaaaatgaaattttgaccGATACTATCTCCGTGAATAATGGCGCCTGCTCTAGCACTGTTTTCGCGCCGATAAtcgactgagcttcttgttcccacaatgcaaagcataatttaaaaaaatacgggaaaacacctgtaaaaaccaAATACtgaaaattccttcaaattattacgtatattgtactttttttacagtgtagatacaCTTTTGTAAGTTGTTAGCATAGTGTTTTGGTACTATATGAAGCAATAGtcgcacaaaaaaaaaaaaaagagtgaattTGTACTGAATACCAGAAGGTGAAAACAGTCTGATGTACTGATGTACATAATTCCAAGTGTGGTATTGCACGTATAAAACAATTCAATAAACAGTAAGTTAATAGGAAGTAACGTTTCAGACAAAATTCAACCAGTTAGTTTGTCACATTTTTCTCCACCAATGAATTGAAAGATATAAActtggaattgtgagatacaaattcacaattttaaaaagaaaagtctgtgcataaaaattttttaaaaaggtaattgcaacttttcatctcacaattctggctcttttttttttaaggaattttTGCAagtttataactcacaatttgTATAATTCtcctcagaattgcgagtttataatCACACAATTGCCAGTTCTAAACTCAAATTGGCAATTGCAAGTAAACATCTTGAAATTccgacattttttttttctcagaattgcaagtttatatctcgcaaaataaaatcagaattgtgagacaatCCATTCATCGTAGGAgcaaacaagtttttttttttcttcttttcgcTTACAAGCCAGTATGCCAGCTTCAGAAATGGGCAGAagccaaaacaacaaacaaaccaaaactgTTCATTTAGACGCTCTTACCTTAACAAAaggaaatacacaaaaatacatCCCACTTCCCTGTCTCCTGCCTAATTAAAACCAGGAGAAAATACACTTATTCCAAAGAAACTGGCACCCATTTCCTACAAAAGTGGCGTTACTCTGTTTACAGATTACCTTTTAATACCGACAGTTttgaacataaaaacaaaacaaaacaaaaaaactgtggGGGGAAAACAGTTAGAACAACTTTAAGCAAGTAACAGGCTATTTCACTTTTGATTAACTTTACAACAAGCCGGAGGAACGCCCACTCAATGTCACGCCCCCTGTGTATTGCGCAGAAGTCACACATGACAGTATGATATTATATACGTCCGGGGACGTAACATAACTCTGAACTGTGAGAtacaaagttgcaattaccttttttatttgtttattcaatgGAGAAAACAAGCTTCCATTATGTTTTCCATTTCTCGCTCCATGCTCACTagtaaaaagaaaagcttatttttcagcttTCAAAAACCTGTTCATCACTGCAGGCAAAATACACTAACAGTCAAATTAGTGGTATGTAGTATAAAGTAGCCTGTACATTAATATGAACAACATACAGCTATTGCTTGTACATCAGTTGTTGTGGAAAAGTATTAATACTGTACAGAGTTTTAACCTTTTTTTAGTAaaaaaccatcacagaaattccagtggtttccattaaaataccattataaaccattagctttttccagtaaaaccattacaaaattccttttcgtagtgtgttttgggcatttttaacatcccaccaatagaatccatcacataccagtagacaccattatagtttccattaaaaccaatacaattcccattataaccattaaaaccattacattttctattgtgttttgggcagggttctattgtttttttcagcagagtttactttagcccgatgttaatgttttctaatttgagtggtacgggtaggttttcgcaggaaattcgagcatggcacgatcattacgtcacgtctgtaaacataaagaagttgtcccggctagtaggctatTGCAtatgaggatcctgcaggtggcggatcgtttatagctttttctcacagcagctggaataattaaatatataattttgatggtggattgtaatccagaaaggattatgtgtttatgaaacacttgaattaaattaaattatattccagttttaaatgcgCTCCTGatatagcctgggattacacaagatttgtattttaaagaaaaccagttcgaaaggagcatagtttgctttttgggttaaaagaatttcttaatatgaaattcgaatggtatgacaattagagattagactgtacaaaaattgaaatctacacgctaatacacactatacttatagtcacgcaatgctgatgttgttaacattattaatataagaatgaagtataacaataataataatttgccagttttgatgtgatatgagctaaccgatcgttagatttaatcaccattcaTAGCGCAATTTATTGTAGGCCTAATGGTTTTTTCCTAAGTTGggcagaacaaacgtggcagacttgttacttacttgttcagatgacaatatataatatatatatatatatatatatatataaaattcttatttgggtcatatattccaagaaataggctagaatctgtgattgcgaattacagtaaatatccacaccagtgcggtgactgacagcaaCACATattcctcaaaacattagattcatccgcgctggagccgtgctAGAGCACATCCCACGGAAGCAAGATGATTCTGCAagcagctgcaattccaggttttcagacagagatggcgacaaagaggcaaaacttacggactgcagcttttaATGAAATACATCAAATTTGGTGCAGAAAAGTTGAAAAACAAGTTCATCAGATTCTGTATGAGCCTGTGGGGATGTTCAGTTGTATTATTCTGTGCTGTCAGGGTGACTGGGTCTGGCTGAAGAAATGCCCCTGTGAAGATTCTGTTTCAGAAATCAGTGAGAGCACTCAGGCCATCTTTATCAAGGTAAGAGAGAAGTGAATGTAGTGAATGAAAGTTAATAATTCATTGTTTAGCTTACAAGTTGTGGACAGGTTTTGAAACGAAAAACTGAACACTATACTCACCTTCCCATCCTGTCTTCTGCACctcttttttgctttttcttttttgcttctGCTTGTCCTCCTCTTCTCTCTTTCTAGCTGAGAGACATGCGTCATGAGAATCTGAACCTGTTTCTGGGTCTGTTCTTGGACACTGGCATATTTGGCATTGTTACGGAGCATTGCACCAGAGGCAGCCTGGAAGACCTGCTCAACAACGAGGAAATGAGACTGGACTGGATGTTCAAATCCTCTCTTCTCCTTGACCTGATCAGGGTGAGGAATTTAGGGTTGGTTGAATGAATGGATAGATGAACGGATAAGTAAAAACAGCTCAGTAAGAAGATGAAGATATGGATGAAAAAATGTGGTAAAGAATGACTGGCTGTTCACTAATGAACTGTCAAAGATGTCACCTGCTCCCATCTCCTCATACTTCTCTGTCACTTTCCTTCtaaggccttttttttttttttatctttcccTGTCAGGGAATGAAGTACTTGCATAATCGTGAGATTATTCATGGACGCCTTAAGTCAAGGAACTGTGTGGTAGATGGTCGGTTTGTTCTGAAGGTTACGGATTACGGCTTCAGTGAAATCATCAACTGTCAAAATATCATCCTGGAGGACACCAAACCAGAGGGTACGTGTAATTCATGTGCAAATTGCTAAATCATGAGATGAGTAACAGGACATAGAGGTTCTCACCATCTCCTCttgcttttttatatatatattcagtctTTCTGACTGACTCTGATCTCTGTATTTTTGGTACAGATCAATTCTGGACTGCTCCAGAGATCCTGCGGGATCCTAAACTGAAGAAGAAGGGGACATATGCAGCAGATGTATACAGCTTTGCTATTATCATGCAGGAGGTTATCTCACGCTGTGCACCCTTCTGCATGTTGGATATGCCTCCTGAAGGTCAGACACGCTCATATACCACTACATAATCACATACCATTCAGGTTTTCACCTAGTTAATGGAAAAACCAAAGATGGCAATGATTTAATAGAGTTGGTTTGGAGCAATTCAGATATGAATACAGTGTTCTAAGTTGTGTATCTCTATGTGCAGAAATCATAGAGAAGGTGCGCTCTCCTCCACCACTGTGCCGACCCACTGTGTCTGTGGATGAAGCGCCGCTGGAGGTGATTCAGATCATGAAGCAGGCCTGGAGTGAGGAGACTGACAAGAGACCCACGTTTGAGGAGATCTTCAAACAGGTATACCCTCGTTCTCTCTCTCAAGCACATAAACTAGACTTGTGTCTGAAGATTTTTAAACTGTGACACAtcactttacacacacacacacacacacacacacacacatgtctggtttgccatccttgtggggactctccataggcataatgctTTTTCTTCTGTACAGAcagtatattctattgccctaaacctaccccttacaggaaattgtttgcatttttagattttcaaaaacttcgttctgtgtgatttattagcttgtttacccgtggggacctcaatttaggtccccaccgtgacacgagtccccatgagtctgtatgtattcaggtttaagtccccacctgaatagaaaaacaggtacacacacacacacacacacaggtataATTTAGCATCATTTTCAATGCatgatattaaaaaagaaagcaaataaacaaacataaagacTTTTCTtccagggaaaaaaaaaatcatgatacaaaataaaaaatcacaacataaaatcagtTTTCTGTCCCTTTTTTCGAACTTTCAGTTTAAGAATGTGAACAAGGGGAAGAAGACAAATATAATTGACTCAATGTTAAGGATGCTGGAGCAGTACTCCTCAAACCTGGAGGATCTGATCCGAGAGAGGACTGAAGAACTAGAGGTAGAGCGTCAGAAAACGGATGCTCTTCTAGCCCAGATGCTGCCTAAGTGAGTCTGACTTCAGATGTTCAGATTGCTTTTCACATTTCTGTTATTTGTTATAATGCCATTCTGTCTTTCAGATCTGTGGCCTTGGCATTAAAGACAGGGAAGCCAGTGAAGCCGGAGCACTTTTCAGAAGTCACGCTGTATTTCAGTGATATTGTGGGTTTTACCACCATCTCTGCTCTGAGTGAACCTATCGAAGTGGTCGATCTGCTAAATGACCTCTACACACATTTTGATGGAATCATTGCGATCCACGATGTCTACAAGGTTTGCATAAGccttttttaatctttattttatattgtggAAATTGAGTAGATTCTTTCATTATCAAAAAGCTACAAAAAGTCTACAGTAAAgttgcatattagtacctaaagtgTACATACTAGTAtctaaatggtacatattaATAACTTTTGATAGGCTAACAAACCCAGTGATGATTTTTGAGAGTGATCTTTGAGTGAATCATTTGATAAGACATTCTTTTAAGGATTTTAATCTTGTGatggaataaattaaaataataaatgacttATGTAATATCATATAATTTGAGATCATATCTATAGCACATACAAATAGTTTTGCATTTCACaagtaacattttattatatattattcatatCAACAGGTAGAGACTATTGGTGATGCATACATGGTGGCATCAGGGGTTCCAAACCGTAACGGCAACCGTCACGCCGCAGAGATGGCCAACATGTCTCTGGACATTCTGCACTGCATTGGAACATTTAAAATGAGGCACATGCCTGACGTCAAAGTCAAAATCCGCATTGGACTCCATTCTGGTAAGAATAGCacaaagcacacaaacacatatacaaagaaaattcaaaagtttgggttctgaaagatatttttcatgttttttaaagaagtctcttgctctttatttgatcaaaataatttctattttactatatattaaaagGTAATGTATTCTTGTGatagtaaagctgaattttcagcagccattactacaTTACTCCAaaatatc
This genomic window contains:
- the gucy2d gene encoding retinal guanylyl cyclase 1; this translates as MDDHRNSSFLRQSHHPRWQQSSAGKRRQKQSSKQKAKNPDGSLCPVSSTPVLRSRSWWGNCFLLPLVMLSYLPCEAWGTTFKIAIVGPWACDPMYSKALPDLAARLAMSRINKDPDLNKGYWYDYTLINEDCSSSKALARFAELEGYGSAFLGPANPGYCTAAALLAKNWNKGILSWACLKADMNEGMYSTFLRPLPLSSRVLFSVLRFFRWAHVGIITAENDMWEATGHELAASLRTLGLPVGVVVTMEMDKEGPRRALKTIRETDRVRVVIMCMHSVLIGGEKQYQLLTTAMDMRMIDRGYIFIPYDTLLYSLPYKNVNYPILANDTKLRRAYDGVLTITMDQGEQNFYEAFSAAQESYDIRTSTPPEEVSPFFGTIYNMLYYAAKAAEQSRVASGGRWVSGDTLVKNEGGFEFNGFNQRISAGTDGEGMQARYAVLDSDGSGSSLHRTHALEASHTYGKYGGLKYLGKSIHFAGASPSTDSNCWFSPYVTCSGGLDGVTIFLLFLLFCMFISGASVLFFHIRKHGLGILGAFSGGGIGSPTKIILTLDDLVFINTTLSRRKLNEESMVKSQLDVKTPHHSVSGRSYITSTPETSNVAVFEGDWVWLKKCPCEDSVSEISESTQAIFIKLRDMRHENLNLFLGLFLDTGIFGIVTEHCTRGSLEDLLNNEEMRLDWMFKSSLLLDLIRGMKYLHNREIIHGRLKSRNCVVDGRFVLKVTDYGFSEIINCQNIILEDTKPEDQFWTAPEILRDPKLKKKGTYAADVYSFAIIMQEVISRCAPFCMLDMPPEEIIEKVRSPPPLCRPTVSVDEAPLEVIQIMKQAWSEETDKRPTFEEIFKQFKNVNKGKKTNIIDSMLRMLEQYSSNLEDLIRERTEELEVERQKTDALLAQMLPKSVALALKTGKPVKPEHFSEVTLYFSDIVGFTTISALSEPIEVVDLLNDLYTHFDGIIAIHDVYKVETIGDAYMVASGVPNRNGNRHAAEMANMSLDILHCIGTFKMRHMPDVKVKIRIGLHSGPVVAGVVGLKMPRYCLFGDTVNTASRMESTGLPYRIHVNQSTVDVLNSLKLGYKIDSRGRTELKGKGVEETYWLVGRDGFNKPLPVPPDLTPGASNHGISLDEIPTDRRQKFLDRQKKMGN